In a single window of the Thunnus thynnus chromosome 9, fThuThy2.1, whole genome shotgun sequence genome:
- the p2ry4 gene encoding P2Y purinoceptor 4 isoform X1 has protein sequence MRMLQPAYLRTSSSFDGCVISWHGSAPLRGDIIMETVISSRSGTHNQSTTFTSVFNSSCRFDEEFKYILLPVSYSLVFVVGFVLNAMALWMFLKMRPWNPSTVYMFHLALSDFLYVLSLPTLIYYYANRSHWPFGVAACKIVRFLFYANLYCSILLLTCISVHRYLGICHPIKALTLVKSRHAHLVCGLVWAMVTVCLVPNLIFVTTSRRDNDTLCHDTTSQDAFEEYVDYSSVVMVLLFGIPFLVIVVCYCLMARALCRNRRGLSASKQGTASRRKSIKLIIVVLVVFAVSFVPFHITRTLYYTARVLDLRCEFLNIVNFTYKITRPLASINSCIDPILYFLAGDHYRSKMLSVLTGKRHTTSSQIPEEAQIQPNNDIALVYKNTDFKASRKDER, from the exons ATGCGAATg CTGCAACCTGCATATCTCAGAACTTCCTCTTCCTTTGACGGTTGTGTCATCTCCTGGCATGGAAGTGCTCCCCTGAGAGGAGACATCATTATGGAAACGGTCATCAGCAGCAGATCTGGCACACACAACCAGTCAACAACGTTCACCTCAGTATTTAACTCAAGCTGTCGCTTTGATGAGGAGTTTAAATACATCCTGCTGCCTGTTTCCTACAGTCTGGTGTTTGTGGTTGGCTTCGTGCTGAATGCTATGGCTTTGTGGATGTTCCTCAAGATGCGTCCGTGGAACCCCAGCACGGTGTACATGTTCCACCTCGCCTTGTCTGACTTCCTGTACGTCCTCTCCCTGCCCACCCTCATTTATTACTACGCCAACCGCAGTCATTGGCCCTTTGGCGTGGCTGCCTGCAAAATAGTGCGCTTCCTGTTCTACGCTAACCTCTACTGCagcatcctcctcctcacctgcatCAGTGTGCACCGTTACCTTGGCATCTGTCACCCCATCAAGGCGCTGACCCTGGTGAAGTCCCGCCACGCCCACCTGGTGTGCGGCCTGGTGTGGGCCATGGTGACCGTGTGCCTGGTGCCGAACCTCATCTTTGTCACCACCTCCAGGAGGGACAACGACACCCTCTGCCATGACACAACCAGCCAGGATGCCTTTGAGGAGTATGTGGACTACAGCTCTGTTGTCATGGTGCTACTATTTGGCATCCCTTTCCTGGTCATTGTGGTGTGTTACTGCCTCATGGCACGGGCCTTGTGCCGGAACAGACGGGGATTATCTGCCAGCAAGCAGGGCACTGCCTCACGTCGGAAGTCCATCAAGCTCATCATAGTGGTGTTAGTGGTGTTTGCTGTGAGCTTTGTTCCATTTCACATCACACGAACCCTCTACTACACCGCCCGTGTTCTGGATCTGAGATGTGAATTCCTCAACATTGTCAACTTTACTTACAAGATCACCAGGCCGCTGGCGAGCATCAACAGCTGCATTGACCCCATTCTGTATTTCCTGGCTGGAGATCACTACCGCTCCAAAATGCTCTCTGTTCTCACAGGAAAAAGACACACAACAAGCAGCCAAATACCTGAAGAGGCACAAATACAACCGAACAATGACATTGCTCTGGTCtacaaaaacacagactttAAAGCCAGCAGAAAGGATGAGAGATGA
- the p2ry4 gene encoding P2Y purinoceptor 4 isoform X2 — METVISSRSGTHNQSTTFTSVFNSSCRFDEEFKYILLPVSYSLVFVVGFVLNAMALWMFLKMRPWNPSTVYMFHLALSDFLYVLSLPTLIYYYANRSHWPFGVAACKIVRFLFYANLYCSILLLTCISVHRYLGICHPIKALTLVKSRHAHLVCGLVWAMVTVCLVPNLIFVTTSRRDNDTLCHDTTSQDAFEEYVDYSSVVMVLLFGIPFLVIVVCYCLMARALCRNRRGLSASKQGTASRRKSIKLIIVVLVVFAVSFVPFHITRTLYYTARVLDLRCEFLNIVNFTYKITRPLASINSCIDPILYFLAGDHYRSKMLSVLTGKRHTTSSQIPEEAQIQPNNDIALVYKNTDFKASRKDER, encoded by the coding sequence ATGGAAACGGTCATCAGCAGCAGATCTGGCACACACAACCAGTCAACAACGTTCACCTCAGTATTTAACTCAAGCTGTCGCTTTGATGAGGAGTTTAAATACATCCTGCTGCCTGTTTCCTACAGTCTGGTGTTTGTGGTTGGCTTCGTGCTGAATGCTATGGCTTTGTGGATGTTCCTCAAGATGCGTCCGTGGAACCCCAGCACGGTGTACATGTTCCACCTCGCCTTGTCTGACTTCCTGTACGTCCTCTCCCTGCCCACCCTCATTTATTACTACGCCAACCGCAGTCATTGGCCCTTTGGCGTGGCTGCCTGCAAAATAGTGCGCTTCCTGTTCTACGCTAACCTCTACTGCagcatcctcctcctcacctgcatCAGTGTGCACCGTTACCTTGGCATCTGTCACCCCATCAAGGCGCTGACCCTGGTGAAGTCCCGCCACGCCCACCTGGTGTGCGGCCTGGTGTGGGCCATGGTGACCGTGTGCCTGGTGCCGAACCTCATCTTTGTCACCACCTCCAGGAGGGACAACGACACCCTCTGCCATGACACAACCAGCCAGGATGCCTTTGAGGAGTATGTGGACTACAGCTCTGTTGTCATGGTGCTACTATTTGGCATCCCTTTCCTGGTCATTGTGGTGTGTTACTGCCTCATGGCACGGGCCTTGTGCCGGAACAGACGGGGATTATCTGCCAGCAAGCAGGGCACTGCCTCACGTCGGAAGTCCATCAAGCTCATCATAGTGGTGTTAGTGGTGTTTGCTGTGAGCTTTGTTCCATTTCACATCACACGAACCCTCTACTACACCGCCCGTGTTCTGGATCTGAGATGTGAATTCCTCAACATTGTCAACTTTACTTACAAGATCACCAGGCCGCTGGCGAGCATCAACAGCTGCATTGACCCCATTCTGTATTTCCTGGCTGGAGATCACTACCGCTCCAAAATGCTCTCTGTTCTCACAGGAAAAAGACACACAACAAGCAGCCAAATACCTGAAGAGGCACAAATACAACCGAACAATGACATTGCTCTGGTCtacaaaaacacagactttAAAGCCAGCAGAAAGGATGAGAGATGA
- the sox3 gene encoding transcription factor Sox-3: MYNMMETELKTPLPQSNSGSAPGAKNNSVSDQERVKRPMNAFMVWSRGQRRKMAQENPKMHNSEISKRLGADWKLLTDAEKRPFIDEAKRLRAMHMKEHPDYKYRPRRKTKTLLKKDKYSLPGGLLAPGANAVNNSVSVGQRMDGYAHMNGWTNSAYSLMQDQLAYPQHHSMNSPQIQQMHRYEMAGLQYPMMSSAQTYMNAASTYSMSPAYTQQTTSAMGLSSMASVCKTEPSSPPPAITSHSQRACLGDLRDMISMYLPPGGDSAEHSSLQSSRLHSVHPHYQTAGTGVNGTLPLTHI; the protein is encoded by the coding sequence ATGTATAACATGATGGAAACCGAGCTCAAGACCCCGCTCCCGCAGTCCAACTCGGGCTCGGCGCCGGGCGCAAAGAACAACAGTGTCAGCGACCAGGAGCGGGTGAAACGGCCGATGAACGCCTTCATGGTCTGGTCTCGGGGACAGCGGAGGAAGATGGCACAAGAAAATCCCAAAATGCACAACTCTGAAATCAGCAAGCGGCTTGGTGCTGACTGGAAACTTCTGACCGACGCTGAAAAGAGACCATTCATCGACGAGGCCAAGCGTCTGCGCGCTATGCACATGAAGGAGCATCCGGATTATAAATACCGTCCCCGCAGGAAGACCAAGACCTTGCTCAAGAAAGACAAGTATTCTTTGCCCGGGGGACTGTTGGCGCCAGGAGCCAATGCCGTCAACAACTCGGTGTCGGTGGGGCAGAGGATGGACGGCTATGCGCACATGAACGGGTGGACAAACAGCGCGTACTCCCTCATGCAGGACCAGTTGGCCTACCCTCAGCATCACAGCATGAACAGCCCCCAGATTCAGCAGATGCACCGATACGAGATGGCAGGGCTCCAGTACCCGATGATGTCCTCGGCACAGACCTACATGAATGCGGCTTCCACGTACAGCATGTCTCCAGCTTACACGCAGCAGACCACCAGCGCCATGGGACTGAGCTCCATGGCGTCCGTGTGCAAGACCGAGCCGAGCTCACCGCCGCCGGCCATCACGTCCCACTCTCAAAGGGCGTGTTTGGGGGACCTGAGGGATATGATAAGCATGTACCTGCCTCCCGGTGGGGACAGCGCAGAGCATTCCTCCCTGCAGAGCAGCCGGTTACACAGCGTCCATCCGCACTATCAGACCGCAGGGACTGGCGTCAATGGGACGCTACCTCTCACCCACATCTGA